A stretch of Crossiella cryophila DNA encodes these proteins:
- a CDS encoding alpha/beta fold hydrolase: MELSFDDQGAGEPVVLVHGHPFDRSMWRPQVEHLTAAGLRVITPDLRGYGRSPVVPGVTGLDVFAADLAELLDRLGVDRFVLGGLSMGGQIVLECYRLFPHRIRGLLLADTFAEAETAEGRADRNAQADRLLREGMAGYATEVLSKMVAPRTIREQPEVAAHVLRMMNAAPPEGAAAALRGRAERPDYLPLLPTITAPTLVVVGSADEFTPIRDARTIQQGIPDAPLVIIDGAGHLPNLERPAEFNAALDRFLSVVFARPGPVPR, from the coding sequence ATGGAACTCAGTTTCGACGACCAGGGTGCCGGCGAGCCGGTGGTGCTCGTGCACGGCCACCCGTTCGACCGCTCGATGTGGCGCCCGCAGGTCGAGCACCTCACCGCGGCCGGCCTGCGGGTGATCACCCCGGACCTGCGCGGCTACGGCCGGAGCCCGGTCGTGCCCGGCGTCACCGGCCTGGACGTCTTCGCCGCCGACCTCGCCGAACTGCTCGACCGGCTCGGCGTGGACCGCTTCGTGCTCGGCGGCCTGTCCATGGGCGGCCAGATCGTGCTGGAGTGCTACCGCCTGTTCCCGCACCGCATCCGCGGATTGCTGCTGGCCGACACCTTCGCCGAGGCCGAGACCGCCGAGGGCAGGGCCGACCGCAACGCCCAGGCCGACCGGCTGCTGCGCGAGGGCATGGCGGGCTACGCGACCGAGGTGCTGTCCAAGATGGTGGCGCCGCGGACGATCCGGGAACAGCCCGAGGTCGCCGCGCACGTGCTGCGCATGATGAACGCCGCGCCGCCGGAGGGCGCCGCCGCCGCGTTGCGGGGCCGCGCCGAGCGCCCGGACTACCTGCCGCTGCTGCCCACCATCACCGCGCCGACGCTGGTGGTGGTCGGCAGCGCGGACGAGTTCACCCCGATCCGGGACGCCCGCACCATCCAGCAGGGCATCCCCGACGCGCCGCTGGTGATCATCGACGGCGCCGGGCACCTGCCGAACCTGGAACGCCCGGCCGAGTTCAACGCCGCCCTGGACCGCTTCCTCTCCGTGGTGTTCGCGCGACCCGGTCCGGTGCCGCGCTGA